From the genome of Amycolatopsis sp. NBC_01488, one region includes:
- the zwf gene encoding glucose-6-phosphate dehydrogenase translates to MTWTNPLRDPRDKRLPRIAGPSSLVIFGVTGDLARKKLMPAIYDLANRGLLPAGFSLVGFARRDWEHQDFGELVHDSVKEHARTPFKESVWNRLAEGIRFVQGTFDDDNAFDRLAQTVKDLDQERGTGGNTAFYLSIPPGAFPVVTKQLARSGLANADENTWRRVVIEKPFGHDLKSAEELNAIVNDVFPEESVFRIDHYLGKETVQNILALRFANQLFEPIWNANYVDHVQITMAEDIGLGGRAGYYDGIGAARDVIQNHLLQLLAFTAMEEPVSFEPRALRAEKIKVLSATGPVGPLGKTTARGQYAGGWQGGTKVPGLLQEEGFAKDSKTETYAAVTLEVQSRRWAGVPFYLRTGKRLGRRVTEIAIVFKRAPHLPFDSTSTEELGQNALVIRVQPDEGITLRFGSKVPGTTMEVRDVTMDFGYGHAFTESSPEAYERLILDVLLGEPSLFPVNEEVELSWKILDPILDHWAKEGSPEQYPPGTWGPPSADEMLERTGRKWRRP, encoded by the coding sequence ATGACCTGGACCAACCCGCTGCGCGACCCGCGGGACAAGCGGCTCCCGCGCATCGCCGGGCCGTCCAGCCTGGTGATCTTCGGGGTCACCGGCGACCTGGCCCGCAAGAAGCTGATGCCCGCCATCTACGACCTGGCCAACCGCGGGCTGCTGCCCGCCGGCTTCTCGCTCGTCGGGTTCGCCCGCCGCGACTGGGAGCACCAGGACTTCGGCGAGCTCGTGCACGACTCGGTCAAGGAGCACGCGCGGACGCCGTTCAAGGAGTCGGTGTGGAACCGGCTCGCCGAGGGCATCCGGTTCGTCCAGGGCACCTTCGACGACGACAACGCGTTCGACCGGCTCGCGCAGACGGTCAAGGACCTCGACCAGGAGCGCGGCACCGGCGGCAACACCGCGTTCTACCTGTCGATCCCGCCCGGCGCGTTCCCGGTGGTGACCAAGCAGCTGGCCCGCTCCGGGCTGGCCAACGCCGACGAGAACACCTGGCGCCGCGTGGTCATCGAGAAGCCGTTCGGCCACGACCTCAAGAGCGCCGAAGAGCTGAACGCGATCGTCAACGACGTCTTCCCCGAGGAGTCGGTGTTCCGCATCGACCACTACCTCGGCAAGGAGACGGTGCAGAACATCCTGGCGCTGCGCTTCGCCAACCAGCTGTTCGAGCCGATCTGGAACGCCAACTACGTCGACCACGTGCAGATCACCATGGCCGAGGACATCGGCCTCGGCGGCCGCGCGGGGTACTACGACGGCATCGGCGCGGCTCGCGACGTCATCCAGAACCACCTGCTGCAGCTGCTGGCCTTCACCGCGATGGAGGAGCCCGTCTCGTTCGAGCCGCGGGCCCTGCGCGCGGAGAAGATCAAGGTGCTCTCGGCGACGGGCCCGGTCGGGCCGCTGGGCAAGACGACCGCGCGCGGGCAGTACGCGGGCGGCTGGCAGGGCGGCACGAAGGTGCCCGGCCTGCTGCAGGAAGAGGGCTTCGCGAAGGACTCGAAGACCGAGACCTACGCCGCGGTGACCCTGGAGGTGCAGAGCCGCCGCTGGGCCGGGGTGCCGTTCTACCTGCGCACCGGCAAGCGGCTCGGCCGCCGCGTCACCGAGATCGCCATCGTGTTCAAGCGGGCGCCACACCTGCCGTTCGACTCGACGTCGACCGAGGAGCTGGGGCAGAACGCGCTGGTCATCCGGGTGCAGCCGGACGAGGGCATCACGCTGCGGTTCGGCTCGAAGGTGCCGGGGACCACGATGGAGGTCCGCGACGTCACGATGGACTTCGGCTACGGGCACGCGTTCACCGAGTCCTCCCCCGAGGCCTACGAGCGCCTGATCCTCGACGTCCTGCTCGGCGAGCCGTCGCTGTTCCCGGTGAACGAAGAAGTCGAGCTGTCGTGGAAGATCCTCGACCCGATCCTGGACCACTGGGCCAAGGAAGGGTCGCCGGAGCAGTACCCGCCGGGCACCTGGGGCCCGCCGTCCGCCGACGAAATGCTGGAGCGCACCGGCCGGAAATGGAGGCGCCCGTGA
- the opcA gene encoding glucose-6-phosphate dehydrogenase assembly protein OpcA codes for MIIDLPSTTTSALNKKLVEIREQGGQVALGRVLTLVIVADDDAKLEEAIEAANGASREHPSRVIVVAKGARTAAPRIDGQIRVGGDAGASEVIVLRLYGPLAAQGQSAVVPLLLPDAPIVTWWPGAGPKDPDKDPLGELAQRRITDSAAEKNPVKALTTRAKAYAEGDTDLAWTRLTHWRAQLVSALDLPPFEKVTGATVTGEADSPSTELLAAWLAEYLKVPVKRVKSSGAAGIISVTLDRRSGPVELHRPDGRVGTLTQPGQPTRRIALQRRNTQDCLVEELRRLDPDEVYEASLHGLTKITSGTNGKTGAPPKADVTSPAAAAAASKARK; via the coding sequence GTGATCATCGACCTGCCGTCCACCACGACTTCGGCACTGAACAAGAAGCTGGTGGAGATCCGCGAACAGGGCGGGCAAGTCGCGCTCGGGCGGGTACTGACGCTGGTGATCGTGGCCGACGACGACGCCAAGCTGGAAGAGGCCATCGAGGCCGCCAACGGCGCGAGCCGCGAGCACCCGTCGCGGGTGATCGTGGTCGCCAAGGGCGCGCGCACCGCGGCGCCGCGCATCGACGGCCAGATCCGGGTCGGCGGCGACGCCGGCGCGAGCGAGGTCATCGTGCTGCGGCTCTACGGCCCGCTGGCCGCCCAGGGTCAGAGCGCGGTGGTGCCGTTGCTGCTGCCGGACGCGCCGATCGTCACGTGGTGGCCCGGCGCGGGCCCGAAGGACCCGGACAAGGACCCGCTCGGCGAGCTGGCGCAGCGCCGGATCACCGACTCGGCCGCGGAGAAGAACCCGGTCAAGGCGCTGACCACGCGGGCCAAGGCGTACGCCGAGGGCGACACCGACCTGGCCTGGACAAGGCTGACGCACTGGCGCGCGCAGCTCGTCTCGGCGCTGGACCTGCCGCCGTTCGAGAAGGTCACCGGCGCGACGGTGACCGGTGAGGCCGACTCGCCGTCGACCGAGCTGCTGGCGGCCTGGTTGGCCGAGTACCTGAAGGTGCCGGTCAAGCGGGTCAAGAGCTCGGGTGCGGCGGGCATCATCTCGGTGACGCTGGACCGCCGGTCCGGTCCGGTGGAGCTGCACCGGCCGGACGGGCGCGTCGGCACGCTGACCCAGCCGGGGCAGCCGACCCGCCGGATCGCCCTGCAGCGGCGCAACACGCAGGACTGCCTGGTCGAGGAGCTGCGGCGGCTCGACCCGGACGAGGTCTACGAGGCCTCCCTGCACGGGCTGACCAAGATCACGTCCGGGACCAACGGCAAGACGGGGGCGCCGCCGAAGGCCGACGTCACGTCGCCTGCCGCCGCGGCCGCGGCTTCCAAGGCGCGTAAATGA
- the pgl gene encoding 6-phosphogluconolactonase, with product MSKTEVVVYANQDLLAAAAAARLVTRLVDVQAAKGSASLVLTGGGTGIAVLSELRESSARDAIDWSRLDIYWGDERFVPADSDERNEKQAREALLDHVPLDPKRVHVMAPSDGEFGDDVDAAAEAYASVLAAQAGPEDHGDVPSFDIMLLGLGGEGHTASVFPESPAVYETDRSVVAVRNCPKPPPTRVSLTLPAIRRARDVWLMTAGAAKADAVALALSGAGEVQLPVAGARGHRRTLWLLDRAAAGKLTKVYQPPTA from the coding sequence ATGAGCAAGACGGAAGTAGTCGTCTACGCGAACCAGGACCTGCTGGCGGCCGCGGCGGCCGCCCGGCTGGTCACGCGGCTGGTGGACGTCCAGGCGGCCAAGGGTTCGGCGTCGCTGGTGCTCACCGGCGGCGGCACGGGCATCGCGGTGCTGTCGGAGCTGCGCGAGTCGTCGGCCCGGGACGCGATCGACTGGTCCCGGCTGGACATCTACTGGGGCGACGAGCGGTTCGTCCCGGCAGATTCGGACGAGCGCAACGAGAAGCAGGCCCGCGAGGCGCTGCTGGACCACGTGCCACTGGACCCGAAGCGGGTCCACGTGATGGCGCCTTCGGACGGCGAGTTCGGCGACGACGTCGATGCGGCGGCTGAGGCGTACGCGTCGGTGCTGGCTGCCCAGGCGGGCCCGGAGGACCACGGCGACGTGCCGTCGTTCGACATCATGCTGCTGGGGTTGGGCGGCGAAGGGCACACGGCTTCGGTGTTCCCGGAGTCCCCGGCGGTGTACGAGACCGACCGGTCGGTGGTGGCGGTGCGCAACTGCCCGAAGCCGCCGCCTACGCGGGTTTCGTTGACGCTGCCGGCGATCCGGCGGGCTCGCGACGTCTGGCTGATGACGGCGGGTGCGGCGAAGGCGGACGCGGTGGCGTTGGCGCTGTCGGGAGCCGGCGAGGTCCAGTTGCCGGTGGCCGGCGCCCGCGGGCACCGGCGAACGTTGTGGCTCCTGGACCGCGCGGCGGCGGGGAAGCTGACAAAGGTGTACCAGCCGCCGACGGCTTAG
- a CDS encoding TetR/AcrR family transcriptional regulator, whose protein sequence is MTEVIGRRERKKAQTRQALADAALELFLEHGYDEVGVKEVADAADVSVTTLFKYFPSKEALLFDQDDDIEAALVLAVRGRPPGHTVVDALREHILRDVSDGGPGEEFLRLVESTPALREYGRRMWLRHETALARAIAEETGAPENDVTCAALARFALESRELITHHENPRRAAEDIFGCLERGWRTT, encoded by the coding sequence ATGACCGAAGTGATCGGGCGGCGCGAGCGCAAGAAGGCGCAGACTCGCCAAGCGCTGGCCGACGCCGCGCTGGAGCTGTTCCTCGAACACGGCTACGACGAGGTCGGGGTGAAAGAGGTGGCGGACGCCGCCGACGTCTCGGTGACGACGTTGTTCAAGTACTTCCCCAGCAAGGAAGCGCTGCTGTTCGACCAGGACGACGACATCGAGGCGGCGCTGGTCCTGGCGGTGCGCGGCCGGCCGCCGGGGCACACGGTCGTGGACGCGCTGCGGGAGCACATCCTGCGCGACGTCTCGGACGGCGGCCCGGGCGAGGAGTTCCTGCGGCTGGTCGAGAGCACCCCGGCGCTGCGCGAGTACGGCCGCCGGATGTGGCTGCGCCACGAGACGGCGCTGGCGAGGGCGATCGCGGAAGAGACGGGTGCCCCGGAGAACGACGTGACGTGCGCGGCCCTCGCGAGGTTCGCCCTGGAGTCCCGCGAGCTGATCACGCACCACGAGAACCCCCGCCGCGCGGCGGAGGACATCTTCGGCTGCCTGGAGCGCGGCTGGCGAACGACGTAA
- a CDS encoding FAD-dependent oxidoreductase, whose product MNSIAIVGAGLGGLACARVLQLHGLDVTVFEQEPSADARAQGGTLDLHGDTGQVALRTAGLYEPFRELARPEGQQMRAVDPLTGEVVMDEIPAEGDDFRPEIDRGQLRGLLLGSLRPGTVRWGQPITDVTKAGQLTFADGVTRDFDLVIGADGAWSRVRRTLTGVRPEYSGVTFVELGLDDADRRHAELAALPGQGTMMTKVDGKALVAQRNSNGHIRCYAIFYAPEDWAAGLDFADTAAVRANLLERFAGWHPSVLAFLCDVDGGFTHRPLHVLPVPHAWTHTPGLTLLGDAAHLMPPLGVGANLALLDGTELATALATAPSVGEAVRTYEAGMLPRSIETAKACAGGLHDLLSDDFRSMAA is encoded by the coding sequence ATGAACTCCATCGCGATCGTCGGCGCCGGCCTCGGCGGACTCGCCTGTGCCCGCGTCCTGCAGCTCCACGGCCTCGACGTCACCGTCTTCGAACAGGAACCCTCGGCCGACGCCCGCGCCCAGGGCGGCACGCTCGACCTGCACGGCGACACCGGCCAGGTCGCCCTCCGCACCGCGGGCCTGTACGAACCGTTCCGTGAATTGGCCCGGCCCGAGGGCCAGCAGATGCGCGCAGTCGACCCGCTCACCGGCGAAGTCGTCATGGACGAGATCCCCGCCGAAGGCGACGACTTCCGCCCCGAGATCGACCGCGGCCAGCTCCGCGGCCTCCTCCTCGGCTCCCTGCGACCCGGCACCGTCCGGTGGGGGCAGCCGATCACCGACGTCACCAAGGCCGGGCAGCTGACCTTCGCCGACGGCGTCACCCGGGACTTCGACCTCGTCATCGGCGCGGACGGCGCGTGGTCCCGCGTCCGCCGCACCCTCACCGGCGTCCGGCCCGAGTACAGCGGGGTCACCTTCGTCGAACTCGGCCTCGACGACGCCGACCGCCGTCACGCCGAACTGGCCGCGCTGCCCGGCCAGGGCACGATGATGACGAAGGTCGACGGGAAGGCGCTCGTCGCGCAGCGCAACAGCAACGGTCACATCCGCTGCTACGCCATCTTCTACGCGCCCGAGGACTGGGCCGCCGGCCTCGACTTCGCCGACACCGCGGCGGTGCGCGCGAACCTGCTGGAGCGCTTCGCCGGCTGGCACCCGAGCGTGCTCGCGTTCCTGTGCGACGTCGACGGCGGGTTCACGCACCGGCCGCTGCACGTCCTCCCCGTGCCGCACGCGTGGACCCACACGCCCGGGCTCACGCTGCTCGGCGACGCCGCCCACCTGATGCCGCCGCTGGGCGTCGGCGCGAACCTCGCCCTGCTGGACGGCACCGAGCTCGCCACGGCGCTGGCCACCGCCCCGAGCGTCGGCGAAGCCGTCCGGACGTACGAAGCCGGAATGCTGCCGCGGTCGATCGAGACGGCGAAGGCGTGCGCCGGTGGCCTGCACGACCTGCTCAGCGACGACTTCCGGTCGATGGCGGCCTGA
- a CDS encoding sensor histidine kinase, with the protein MSTEGLSIPGISIAGSGPSAAERVRKRGLSLFGSVPRPAVVTFAIEAAAVILAVLDVWLVIPEKAQPYSIWLSGAACLAVVFRRKFPFLAVLIAVPGFLAGWAQLASMITLGMLATRRQLHWQVWVGAALVWCCRFVQWPLEDFAQLSWREHILDGIYGVLVAGMPIAIGLLIGARAEVSHKLAELATSRDRERRFHADAVRAEERARLAREMHDVVSHQITLIAMQAGALQAQSTDDRAQETAQVIRTLSKRTLEELRSLLSVLRAGADDDGPSPGINDLDRLIRTSEVPVHLSVEHLPEALPNQVSAAAYRTVQECLTNVHKHAPGATATIRIQGEHGALKIEVRNERARGTAEVLPSGGHGLTGLAERARLLGGSFETSGMEDGGFRVRARYPLDR; encoded by the coding sequence ATGAGTACAGAGGGACTCTCGATTCCAGGCATCTCGATCGCCGGCTCGGGGCCATCGGCCGCCGAGCGGGTGCGCAAGCGCGGACTGAGCCTGTTCGGCTCGGTGCCCCGCCCCGCTGTGGTCACGTTCGCCATCGAGGCGGCCGCGGTCATCCTGGCCGTGCTCGACGTCTGGCTGGTGATCCCCGAGAAGGCCCAGCCCTACTCGATCTGGCTCTCCGGCGCCGCGTGCCTCGCGGTCGTGTTCCGCCGGAAGTTCCCGTTCCTCGCCGTGCTGATCGCCGTCCCCGGCTTCCTGGCCGGGTGGGCGCAGCTCGCGTCGATGATCACGCTCGGCATGCTCGCGACCCGGCGCCAGCTGCACTGGCAGGTCTGGGTCGGCGCGGCGCTGGTGTGGTGCTGCCGGTTCGTGCAGTGGCCGTTGGAGGACTTCGCCCAGCTCAGCTGGCGCGAGCACATCCTCGACGGCATCTACGGCGTGCTCGTCGCGGGCATGCCGATCGCGATCGGCCTGCTCATCGGGGCGCGAGCCGAGGTTTCGCACAAGCTCGCCGAGCTGGCCACGAGCCGTGACCGCGAGCGCCGCTTCCACGCCGACGCCGTCCGCGCCGAGGAGCGCGCCCGGCTGGCGCGCGAAATGCACGACGTCGTCTCGCACCAGATCACGCTGATCGCGATGCAGGCCGGCGCGCTGCAGGCCCAGTCCACCGACGACCGGGCGCAGGAGACCGCGCAGGTCATCCGGACGCTGTCGAAGCGGACCCTCGAGGAGCTGCGTTCGCTGCTGAGCGTGCTGCGCGCGGGCGCCGACGACGACGGCCCGAGCCCCGGGATCAACGACCTCGACCGGCTGATCCGGACGTCGGAGGTGCCGGTGCACCTGTCGGTGGAGCACCTGCCGGAGGCCCTGCCGAACCAGGTCTCGGCGGCGGCGTACCGGACGGTGCAGGAGTGCCTGACGAACGTCCACAAGCACGCCCCGGGCGCGACGGCGACGATCCGCATCCAAGGTGAGCACGGGGCGCTCAAGATCGAGGTCCGCAACGAGCGGGCCCGCGGGACGGCGGAGGTACTGCCGTCGGGCGGCCACGGGCTGACGGGGCTGGCCGAGCGGGCTCGCCTGCTGGGCGGCAGCTTCGAGACGTCCGGGATGGAGGACGGCGGGTTCCGGGTCCGGGCGCGGTATCCGCTGGACCGCTGA
- a CDS encoding RNA polymerase-binding protein RbpA, with protein MVGGNAIRGTRVGAGPTGESERGESAPRRRVGYWCANGHEARPSFALDAEIPDEWDCPRCGLPGGQDEKNPPAAPRTEPYKTHLAYVKERRSDADGEAILAEALERLRQRREII; from the coding sequence ATGGTTGGCGGTAACGCGATTCGGGGCACCCGGGTGGGTGCCGGACCTACAGGCGAATCGGAACGAGGTGAATCGGCGCCGCGGCGCCGGGTCGGCTACTGGTGTGCCAACGGGCACGAAGCCCGCCCGTCGTTCGCGCTCGACGCGGAGATCCCCGACGAGTGGGATTGCCCCCGCTGCGGGCTCCCGGGCGGGCAGGACGAGAAGAACCCGCCGGCCGCACCGCGGACCGAGCCGTACAAGACGCACCTGGCGTACGTGAAGGAGCGACGCAGCGACGCCGACGGCGAGGCCATCCTGGCCGAAGCCCTCGAGCGCCTGCGCCAGCGCCGGGAGATCATCTAA
- the secG gene encoding preprotein translocase subunit SecG: MKLFLQILLIVSSVFLVVAVLLHRGRGGGLSSLFGGGMQSSLAGSSVAEKNLDRITLLLGAVWLISIVGLGLLLKV, encoded by the coding sequence ATGAAGCTGTTCCTGCAAATCCTGTTGATCGTCTCCAGCGTCTTCCTCGTGGTGGCGGTTCTGCTGCACCGCGGGCGTGGCGGCGGCCTGTCGTCGCTGTTCGGCGGCGGGATGCAGTCGAGCCTGGCCGGGTCGAGCGTGGCCGAGAAGAACCTCGACCGGATCACCCTGCTGCTGGGCGCGGTCTGGCTGATCAGCATCGTGGGGCTGGGTCTGCTGCTCAAGGTGTGA
- the tpiA gene encoding triose-phosphate isomerase, translating into MARKPFIAGNWKMNLNHLEAIALVQKIAFALPEKYYAKVDVAVLPPFTDIRSVQTLVDGDKLSLTYGAQDIAPQDSGAYTGDISGLMLAKLGCKFVAVGHSERREYHAETDELVNKKVKAALKHGITPILCIGEKLEVREAGEHIHHTTTQLVDGLKGLKAEQVKDVVVAYEPVWAIGTGKVASSADAEEVCKAIRATLQEKYGDEVASSVRVLYGGSVKSGNISELVGCENIDGALVGGASLDGEEFTKLCALAAGGPLP; encoded by the coding sequence GTGGCACGCAAGCCGTTCATCGCCGGCAACTGGAAGATGAACCTGAACCACCTCGAGGCGATCGCGCTGGTGCAGAAGATCGCCTTCGCGCTGCCGGAGAAGTACTACGCGAAGGTCGACGTGGCGGTGCTGCCGCCGTTCACCGACATCCGCAGCGTGCAGACCCTGGTCGACGGCGACAAGCTGTCGCTCACCTACGGCGCGCAGGACATCGCGCCGCAGGACTCGGGCGCCTACACCGGTGACATCTCGGGCCTGATGCTGGCCAAGCTGGGCTGCAAGTTCGTCGCCGTCGGGCACTCGGAGCGGCGGGAATACCACGCCGAGACCGACGAGCTGGTCAACAAGAAGGTCAAGGCCGCGCTCAAGCACGGCATCACGCCGATCCTCTGCATCGGGGAGAAGCTCGAGGTCCGCGAGGCCGGCGAGCACATCCACCACACCACGACGCAGCTGGTCGACGGCCTGAAGGGCCTCAAGGCCGAGCAGGTCAAGGACGTGGTCGTCGCGTACGAGCCGGTCTGGGCGATCGGCACCGGCAAGGTCGCGTCGTCCGCGGACGCCGAAGAGGTCTGCAAGGCCATCCGGGCCACCCTCCAGGAGAAGTACGGCGACGAGGTCGCTTCGTCCGTCCGGGTGCTCTACGGGGGATCGGTGAAGTCGGGCAACATCAGCGAGCTGGTGGGCTGCGAGAACATCGACGGTGCCCTGGTCGGCGGAGCGAGCCTCGACGGCGAGGAGTTCACGAAACTCTGCGCACTCGCCGCGGGCGGGCCGCTGCCCTGA
- a CDS encoding phosphoglycerate kinase — protein MSVKNLDDLLGEGVQGRYVLVRSDLNVPLDGDRITDDGRVRAALPTIKKLADAGAKVVVTAHLGRPKGEPDPKYTLAPVAKRLSELLGAEVALAGDLVGESAKALTGGLADGRVVLLENVRFDARETSKDAVDRSELAAELGALVPGGAFVSDGFGVVHRKQASVYEVASVLPAYAGGLVLAELDVLKKLTDDVQRPYVVVLGGAKVSDKLGVIANLLTKVDRLLIGGGMAYTFLKAQGHEVGNSLLQADQLDQVKGFLAEAEKRGVELVLPVDVLAATGFAADAEHEVVAATAIPADREGLDIGPATRELFAGKLADAKTVFWNGPMGVFEFEAFAGGTRAVAEALVKSDAFTVVGGGDSAAAVRQLGLPEDGFSHISTGGGASLEYLEGKELPGVVALEEKN, from the coding sequence ATGAGCGTCAAGAACCTCGACGACCTGCTGGGCGAGGGCGTTCAGGGCCGCTACGTGCTGGTGCGCAGCGACCTGAACGTCCCGCTCGACGGGGACCGCATCACCGACGACGGCCGGGTCCGCGCGGCGTTGCCGACGATCAAGAAGCTCGCCGACGCGGGCGCCAAGGTCGTCGTCACCGCGCACCTCGGCCGCCCCAAGGGCGAGCCGGACCCGAAGTACACGCTGGCCCCGGTCGCCAAGCGGCTCTCCGAGCTGCTCGGCGCCGAGGTCGCGCTGGCCGGTGACCTGGTCGGCGAGTCCGCGAAGGCGCTGACCGGCGGCCTGGCCGACGGTCGTGTCGTTCTGCTGGAGAACGTGCGCTTCGACGCGCGCGAGACCAGCAAGGACGCCGTGGACCGCTCCGAGCTGGCCGCCGAGCTGGGCGCGCTCGTCCCGGGCGGCGCGTTCGTCTCCGACGGCTTCGGCGTCGTGCACCGCAAGCAGGCCTCGGTCTACGAGGTCGCGTCGGTGCTCCCGGCGTACGCGGGCGGCCTGGTGCTGGCCGAGCTGGACGTGCTCAAGAAGCTGACCGACGACGTGCAGCGGCCCTACGTGGTCGTGCTCGGCGGCGCGAAGGTGTCCGACAAGCTCGGCGTCATCGCGAACCTGCTGACCAAGGTCGACCGGCTGCTCATCGGCGGCGGCATGGCGTACACCTTCCTCAAGGCCCAGGGCCACGAGGTCGGCAACTCGCTGCTGCAGGCCGACCAGCTCGACCAGGTGAAGGGCTTCCTCGCCGAGGCCGAGAAGCGCGGCGTCGAGCTGGTGCTGCCGGTGGACGTGCTGGCCGCCACGGGCTTCGCGGCCGACGCCGAGCACGAGGTCGTCGCCGCCACCGCGATCCCGGCCGACCGCGAGGGCCTCGACATCGGCCCGGCAACCCGGGAGCTGTTCGCCGGCAAGCTGGCCGACGCCAAGACCGTGTTCTGGAACGGCCCGATGGGCGTGTTCGAGTTCGAGGCGTTCGCCGGCGGCACCCGCGCCGTCGCGGAGGCGCTCGTGAAGAGCGACGCGTTCACCGTGGTCGGCGGCGGCGACTCGGCTGCCGCGGTGCGGCAGCTGGGCCTGCCCGAAGACGGCTTCTCGCACATCTCCACCGGCGGCGGTGCCTCGCTGGAGTACCTCGAAGGCAAGGAACTGCCGGGCGTGGTCGCCCTGGAGGAGAAGAACTAG
- the gap gene encoding type I glyceraldehyde-3-phosphate dehydrogenase — protein MTVRVGVNGFGRIGRNFFRAVKASGHDIEVVAFNDLGDVATMAHLLKYDSILGRFPGEVSVSDEGIVVDGKTIKALAERDPANLPWGDLGVDVVVESTGFFTNADAAKAHIAGGAKKVIISAPAKGEDLTIVLGVNDDKYDGSQVIISNASCTTNCLGPLAKVLQDAFGIEQGLMTTVHAYTQDQNLQDAPHKDLRRARAAAINVVPTSTGAAKAIGLVLPELQGKLDGYALRVPVPTGSATDLTVTLTKAATIEEINAAYQAAADGPLAGILRYSDDPIVSSDIVTDPASCIYDAPLTKVIGNQVKVVGWYDNEWGYSNRLADLVKLVGSKLS, from the coding sequence GTGACCGTTCGCGTAGGTGTCAACGGCTTCGGCCGGATCGGCCGCAACTTCTTCCGCGCCGTCAAGGCGAGCGGCCACGACATCGAGGTCGTCGCCTTCAACGACCTCGGCGACGTCGCGACCATGGCCCACCTGCTGAAGTACGACTCCATCCTGGGCCGGTTCCCGGGTGAGGTCAGCGTCAGCGACGAGGGCATCGTCGTCGACGGCAAGACCATCAAGGCCCTCGCCGAGCGCGACCCGGCCAACCTGCCCTGGGGCGACCTGGGCGTGGACGTCGTCGTCGAGTCGACCGGCTTCTTCACCAACGCCGACGCCGCCAAGGCGCACATCGCCGGCGGTGCCAAGAAGGTCATCATCTCCGCGCCCGCCAAGGGCGAGGACCTGACCATCGTGCTCGGCGTCAACGACGACAAGTACGACGGCTCGCAGGTGATCATCTCCAACGCCTCCTGCACCACGAACTGCCTCGGCCCGCTGGCCAAGGTCCTGCAGGACGCCTTCGGCATCGAGCAGGGCCTGATGACCACCGTGCACGCCTACACGCAGGACCAGAACCTGCAGGACGCGCCGCACAAGGACCTCCGCCGTGCCCGCGCCGCCGCGATCAACGTCGTGCCGACTTCCACCGGCGCCGCCAAGGCCATCGGCCTCGTGCTGCCGGAGCTGCAGGGCAAGCTCGACGGTTACGCGCTGCGCGTCCCGGTGCCGACCGGCTCGGCCACCGACCTCACCGTCACCCTGACCAAGGCCGCCACGATCGAGGAGATCAACGCCGCCTACCAGGCCGCCGCCGACGGCCCGCTGGCCGGGATCCTGCGCTACAGCGACGACCCGATCGTGTCCTCGGACATCGTCACCGACCCCGCGTCCTGCATCTACGACGCGCCGCTGACCAAGGTCATCGGCAACCAGGTCAAGGTCGTCGGCTGGTACGACAACGAGTGGGGCTACTCCAACCGCCTCGCCGACCTGGTCAAGCTCGTCGGTTCGAAGCTCTCCTGA